The Paenibacillus sp. 481 DNA window AAGCCTTTTTGCGTACTTATCGGCGATATGAAGCGACAGGGGGTGAGAGTAGTGAATGAACATTTGCTAAGTGTAGGCATTGATATGGGAACTTCGACGACGCAATTGGTCTTGTCGAAATTGCATATTGAGAACTTATCATCCTCTTTTTCGGTGCCGCGCTTAGTCATTACGGATAAAGAGGTCGTCTATCGCAGCGATATTTGCTTCACGCCTGTACTTGCTGACAATCGGATTGATATGCATCAGATTCAGTTATTTGTACAAGAGCAATACGAGAAAGCGGGCATCTCGAAGGACGACATTCAAACGGGGGCAGTCATTATTACAGGTGAGACTGCACGTAAAGAAAATGCCAATGAGGTGCTGCTATCGTTAAGCGGCTTCGCCGGGGACTTCGTAGTTGCGACAGCAGGCCCAGATCTGGAAAGCATTATTTCCGCTAAAGGGGCTGGTGCTCACACGTATTCCAAAGAGCATTCGACCTCCATTGTGAACATTGACATTGGTGGCGGTACGAGCAATCTAGCCTTGTTTGCAAATGGTGAGCTATTGGATACGGGATGTCTAGACATCGGTGGTCGACTCATCAGAGTTGACCAAGGGTCACATCAGATTACGTATATTGCACCTAAGATTAAGCAGCTCGCAGCGCGGCGAGGATTAGCGCTGACTGTAGGGCAGCATGTAACGCCTGCCGATCTCGAGCCGATTATCGGGGAAATGGTCAAGCTGCTTGAGGAAAGCGTCGGGCTACGTCCGCTAAGTGACTACTATGACACGATTGTCACGAACAAAGGGCTGCGGCTCGATCAGGCCATTGCGTGTATCTCGTTCTCCGGTGGGGTGGCTGATTACATTTATGAAGAAGCAGCTGACGATGTGTTCCAATACGGAGATATCGGGATCTTGCTCGGGAGGGCGATTGCTGCTTCGCCACTGACGCAGCGGATGACGATGGCGCGTGCAGTCGAAACGATCAGGGCTACTGTCGTTGGAGCGGGTTCCCATACGACCGAGATCAGCGGCAGCACGATAACGTACACGGAAGAGAGCTTCCCGATTAAGAACATTCCTATTTTGAAGCTATCCTTAGCCGATGAATCTGGAAGTGATGACGTACTGGCGCGCGCGATTGCCGATAAGCTGAACTGGTTTAAGTTGAACAATGATGTGCAGCAGGTCGCGATTGCGATCGAAGGGAAGAACAGCCCGAGCTTCCAAGAGGTACAGAAGTATGCTCGTGGGCTGTACACAGGGATGTCCGAGCTGCTAGAGCATAAGTATCCGCTCATTGTCATTGTCCGTCATGATATGGCAAAAGTGTTGGGACAAACGTTATATGCGCTGCTTGATTATAAGAAGGACGTTATTTGCCTAGACAGTGTGCACGTTGACAATGGCGACTATATCGATATCGGCAAGCCGATTGCCGATGGAAAAGTATTGCCTGTCGTGGTGAAAACGATTGTATTCCATTGATCGAACGAATGGCAAGTTTACGAAATGAATGGATTTTTTACGGAATGAATGGCACGACTCCATGGAGTTGAAATAAGAGCGTTGTATGCGGAAGGAGGAGCTTTTGTGATTTTAAAAACGAAATTGTTTGGTCGCGTTTATCAGTTCAATTCCCTAATGGAAGTGATGGCAAAAGCCAATGAGGAAAAGTCGGGGGATATGCTGGCCGGTCTGGGGGCTTCTTCGTCAGAAGAACGTGTGGCAGCAAAAGTGGTGCTGTCCCAAA harbors:
- the eutA gene encoding ethanolamine ammonia-lyase reactivating factor EutA — its product is MNEHLLSVGIDMGTSTTQLVLSKLHIENLSSSFSVPRLVITDKEVVYRSDICFTPVLADNRIDMHQIQLFVQEQYEKAGISKDDIQTGAVIITGETARKENANEVLLSLSGFAGDFVVATAGPDLESIISAKGAGAHTYSKEHSTSIVNIDIGGGTSNLALFANGELLDTGCLDIGGRLIRVDQGSHQITYIAPKIKQLAARRGLALTVGQHVTPADLEPIIGEMVKLLEESVGLRPLSDYYDTIVTNKGLRLDQAIACISFSGGVADYIYEEAADDVFQYGDIGILLGRAIAASPLTQRMTMARAVETIRATVVGAGSHTTEISGSTITYTEESFPIKNIPILKLSLADESGSDDVLARAIADKLNWFKLNNDVQQVAIAIEGKNSPSFQEVQKYARGLYTGMSELLEHKYPLIVIVRHDMAKVLGQTLYALLDYKKDVICLDSVHVDNGDYIDIGKPIADGKVLPVVVKTIVFH